From Deltaproteobacteria bacterium, one genomic window encodes:
- a CDS encoding peptidylprolyl isomerase has translation VELISIKAAPKPIAAPTDVAAVPADAKKTATGIGYKVLNAGKGDVHPKQSDRVEVHYTGWTTDGKMFDSSVLRGKPAQFPLYGVIKGWTEGVQLMVPGEKTRFWIPAELAYGNKPGRPAGMLVFDIELLKIL, from the coding sequence GTAGAGCTTATCAGCATCAAGGCTGCACCTAAGCCTATCGCAGCGCCTACAGACGTTGCTGCCGTTCCTGCAGATGCCAAGAAGACTGCAACCGGTATTGGTTACAAAGTCCTCAACGCTGGCAAAGGTGATGTACACCCGAAGCAATCAGACCGAGTGGAAGTTCATTACACTGGCTGGACCACTGACGGTAAAATGTTCGATAGCTCAGTACTGCGCGGCAAGCCTGCTCAGTTCCCGCTTTACGGCGTGATCAAAGGTTGGACCGAAGGTGTTCAGCTCATGGTCCCTGGTGAAAAAACACGTTTCTGGATTCCTGCGGAACTTGCTTACGGCAACAAGCCTGGCCGCCCTGCAGGAATGCTCGTGTTT